Proteins found in one Coffea eugenioides isolate CCC68of chromosome 5, Ceug_1.0, whole genome shotgun sequence genomic segment:
- the LOC113770150 gene encoding uncharacterized protein LOC113770150: MHETGEDFMAANQTAFATFINITDVENAVPEAVTESSKDSNDRECEGKTDEPVDCTDPEIFHLLMKAAIEKFKDIHFYRFGKPVRGNDDISCHMAWRFRPMEGKTAAFYKDYRSFVVSRSENCTLSVVRIGDYHSGGNARKRKRNQKGFEKSMAQAPKQTIVLPEVGESVNDSLPVVESEGSFSRGKYLLYTNGGDRCKNMNHYLWSFMCALGEAQYLNRTLVMDLSICLNKIYTSSGLDEEGKDFRFYFDFEHLKESASVLDQGQFWEDWKKWYQKDGLTLHLVEDFKITPMKLVGVKDALIMRKFGSVEPDNYWFRVCEGETESVVQRPWHLVWKSRRLMDIVSSISSRLNWDYDSVHIERGEKARNKELWPNLDADTSPEALLSTLQVKIEDGRNLYIATNEPDTAFFDPLKDKYATHFLDEYKDLWNETSEWYEDTMKLNNGNPVEFDGYMRNAVDTEVFLRAKKQIETFNDLTKDCKDGVNTCTASS, from the exons ATGCATGAG ACCGGTGAGGACTTTATGGCTGCGAATCAGACTGCATTTGCGACGTTTATAAACATTACTGATGTGGAGAATGCGGTGCCTGAGGCAGTCACTGAGAGTAGTAAAGACAGTAATGATCGTGAATGTGAGGGGAAAACTGATGAACCTGTTGATTGCACTGACCCCGAGATATTCCATCTGCTGATGAAGGCTGCTATTGAGAAGTTTAAAGATATACATTTTTATCGGTTTGGAAAGCCGGTGCGTGGGAATGATGATATTTCCTGCCACATGGCTTGGAGATTTAGGCCTATGGAAGGGAAGACTGCTGCATTCTATAAAGATTACAGGAGTTTTGTAGTTTCTCGGTCGGAGAATTGCACGCTTAGTGTAGTTAGAATTGGCGATTATCATTCTGGTGGGAATGcgaggaagaggaagaggaatcAGAAAGGATTTGAGAAGTCAATGGCACAGGCACCCAAACAGACAATTGTCCTCCCTGAGGTTGGCGAAAGTGTGAATGATTCACTCCCTGTGGTTGAATCAGAGGGGTCGTTCAGCCGTGGCAAGTACTTGCTTTACACCAATGGTGGGGATAGGTGCAAGAACATGAACCATTATCTTTGGAGTTTCATGTGTGCGTTGGGTGAAGCTCAGTATCTGAATCGGACTCTTGTAATGGATCTGAGCATTTGTTTGAATAAGATATACACTTCATCTGGTCTGGATGAGGAAGGGAAAGACTTCAGGTTTTACTTTGATTTTGAGCACTTGAAAGAGTCAGCATCTGTACTAGATCAGGGTCAGTTTTGGGAAGATTGGAAAAAATGGTATCAAAAGGATGGATTAACCCTCCATCTTGTGGAAGACTTTAAAATCACACCGATGAAGTTAGTTGGTGTTAAGGATGCTTTAATTATGAGGAAGTTTGGGTCTGTCGAGCCAGATAATTACTGGTTTAGGGTGTGTGAGGGTGAGACAGAGTCTGTTGTCCAAAGGCCTTGGCACTTGGTATGGAAGTCTAGACGGTTGATGGACATTGTGTCATCTATTTCTTCAAGGTTAAATTGGGATTATGACTCGGTTCACATTGAGAGAGGGGAGAAAGCTAGAAATAAGGAGTTATGGCCTAATCTTGATGCAGATACTTCCCCTGAAGCTCTTCTCTCGACCTTGCAGGTTAAAATTGAAGATGGCAGGAACCTCTACATTGCAACAAATGAACCGGACACAGCTTTCTTTGACCCTTTGAAGGATAAGTATGCCACCCATTTTCTTGATGAATACAAAGATCTGTGGAATGAGACCAGTGAATGGTATGAAGACACAATGAAACTTAACAATGGAAATCCTGTTGAGTTTGATGGTTACATGAGGAACGCTGTTGATACAGAAGTTTTCCTCAGGGCAAAGAAGCAGATTGAGACTTTTAATGACCTCACAAAAGATTGCAAGGATGGTGTTAATACCTGCACCGCTTCCAGCTGA
- the LOC113770151 gene encoding probable E3 ubiquitin-protein ligase XERICO, with protein MGLSPYSAPADGGVFCVILVNTAISISIVKEIFRSILQVVGIRIAAWEDYSVDNTLESLECRGSPSESYMEEFRSRTPAIRYDSIHSCSRPRHECPVCLTEFEPDAEINHLSCGHVFHRLCLEKWLKYWHVTCPLCRNYMLPQEGLENTCPM; from the coding sequence ATGGGTCTTTCGCCTTACTCAGCTCCAGCCGATGGAGGAGTGTTTTGTGTAATTTTAGTAAACACAGCCATATCAATCTCCATAGTCAAGGAGATATTTCGTTCAATCCTTCAGGTTGTTGGCATTCGCATTGCAGCTTGGGAAGATTATTCCGTTGACAACACCTTGGAATCATTAGAATGTCGTGGAAGCCCCTCTGAGTCCTATATGGAGGAGTTCCGAAGCAGAACTCCAGCAATTCGTTATGATTCAATCCATAGCTGCAGTCGCCCCCGCCATGAGTGCCCAGTCTGCCTGACAGAATTCGAGCCAGATGCAGAGATTAACCACCTTTCTTGCGGCCACGTATTTCATAGACTATGCCTGGAAAAGTGGTTGAAATATTGGCATGTTACATGTCCTCTTTGTCGTAATTATATGCTACCTCAAGAAGGGCTTGAAAACACTTGTCCTATGTGA